From a region of the Alosa sapidissima isolate fAloSap1 chromosome 9, fAloSap1.pri, whole genome shotgun sequence genome:
- the LOC121717945 gene encoding protein AF-17-like isoform X2 gives MREMVGGCCVCSDERGWAENPLVYCDGHGCSVAVHQACYGIVQVPTGPWFCRKCESQERAARVRCELCPHKDGALKRTDSGGWAHVVCALYIPEVQFANVLTMEPIVLQFVPHERYIKTCYICEDHGRESKAACGACMTCNRPGCRQAFHVTCAQMAGLLCEEEGPEADNVKYCGYCKHHYSKMSHKDKSKQKERHRKSSDSGGIPSLGPSLSTSLDKLSSSHHSGGGSKEGDSKPKKLSSHSGSGLPHRCSKKSSGPGKSCSSSSCSSSPFNAGGTSSLSSTQDFLQLSSSSCRLEREREPEEPAAEPREERKRRSLPREEEEEEEEEEEEEEEKEEEEEEEQDGARERESKYLKPPALQPPALTPVNGPPEAEANTFENKVTISTYGSIMRITSSSGLGSGSKVRKLSSKTSSGRPLQSTPPVLEESVPPERPSSSPSMPRSERRHRGNKKSRHGPGRPRGSKNREREKRGEDETQTHQPPHQPPHQPPQQQQHRHHHHHHHHQPGLHSQTQHQAQTQHQGQGQHQAHQAQHQAHQAQHQVHQTQHQVHQAQTPALQGGALAFSSAPYPSLPPAAFHATATTNSLLSSGIYSSHKDPLSLGGGVCSTPLSTGLLPSHIPSLPLTPANSTANTQMHAGAGVPYSLSASQPFSSFLSTAPTLPPLLSQAQSTLPESDLEDCRFPCQDSSPRESLSSHSPMSSLPLLFDQREGVDQQRPEPASSHIELLLEKHGNGEMGVNIVEMLQSLHSLQQENQRLQDQILSLTAKKERLQLLNVELAVPFIPPGFPLPSAHQLAPCHGHGQSHLSTLQAVAAAAAANPAVSGQAGVTLSLSSSSSVAVAGSGPVPAGFLSCAHDPLSSSKSPLTKSSFLSDNSFIASSEDLHSGSPSRSSSSFSFQSTPPPQQSPASFSQPLLNGLGRAGLTESLSMGLGGGVSSLMDGLAGGPQLAAAGVNGVLGGLNGVLGGSPAQAQMQVQSAPQSHLPALQPQPPPLTQQALAQGLQLPKSLSPSSLLSEHQKQLLLQKQQQQLQEFLVLKHFTPEQQVVVYQMLQQQQQRQRELQRLSLGGGLPSSGVPSTAALMNSSPSLLSQAGASPLQAGQGNSTTLFGLQENSLHKPGSVGDKGGDKNG, from the exons agaTGTGAGCTGTGTCCACATAAAGATGGAGCCCTTAAAAGGACAGACAGTGGAG gctgGGCCCATGTGGTGTGTGCTTTGTACATCCCTGAGGTGCAGTTTGCCAACGTTCTGACCATGGAGCCCATTGTCCTGCAATTTGTGCCCCACGAGAGATACATCAAG ACGTGTTATATCTGTGAGGACCACGGTCGAGAGAGCAAGGCTGCCTGTGGTGCCTGCATGACCTGCAACCGGCCTGGCTGTAGGCAAGCCTTCCATGTCACCTG TGCTCAGATGGCAGGTCTGCTGTGTGAAGAGGAGGGGCCAGAGGCCGACAACGTCAAGTACTGCGGTTACTGCAAACACCATTACAGCAAGATG AGTCACAAAGACAAATCGAAGCAGAAGGAGCGACACAGGAAGTCGTCTGACTCGGGCGGCATTCCCAGCTTGGGGCCCTCCCTCTCCACCAGCCTGGACAAG ttgtcttcCAGCCACCACAGCGGCGGCGGCAGCAAGGAGGGCGACAGCAAGCCCAAGAAGCTGAGCTCCCACAGCGGCAGTGGCCTGCCCCATCGCTGCAGCAAGAAGAGCAGCGGCCCCGGCAAgagctgctcctcctcctcctgctcctccagcCCCTTCAACGCAG GGGGCACGTCATCGTTGTCGTCCACTCAGGACTTCCTGCAGCTGTCCTCCTCATCCTGCCGTCTGGAGCGGGAGCGGGAGCCCGAGGAGCCGGCGGCCGAGCCGCGGGAAGAACGCAAGCGCCGGAGCCTCCCgcgggaggaagaggaggaggaagaggaggaagaggaagaggaggaggagaaagaggaagaggaggaagaagaacagGATGGggcaagggagagggagagcaagtaCCTCAAGCCCCCAGCGTTGCAGCCGCCGGCCCTCACGCCCGTCAATGGGCCGCCCGAGGCCGAGGCCAACACCTTCGAGAACAAGGTCACCATCTCCACCTACGGCTCCATCATGCGCATCACTTCCTCCTCTGGACTGGGCAGCGGCAGCAAG GTGCGTAAGCTGAGCTCCAAGACCAGCAGCGGCCGCCCACTGCAGTCCACGCCGCCCGTTCTGGAGGAGTCCGTCCCGCCCGAGCGTCCGTCCTCCTCGCCGTCGATGCCCCGCAGCGAGCGCCGTCACCGCGGCAACAAGAAGAGCCGCCACGGGCCGGGCCGGCCGCGCGGCAGCAAGAACCGCGAGCGTGAGAAACGCGGCGAGGACGAGACGCAGACGCACCAACCTCCGCATCAACCTCCGCATCAAcctccgcagcagcagcagcaccgtcaccaccaccaccaccaccaccatcagccTGGGCTCCACAGCCAGACACAGCACCAGGCCCAGACTCAGCATCAGGGCCAGGGCCAGCATCAGGCCCACCAGGCCCAGCATCAGGCCCACCAGGCCCAGCATCAGGTCCATCAGACCCAGCATCAGGTCCATCAGGCCCAGACACCGGCGCTGCAGGGGGGAGCCCTGGCCTTCTCCTCCGCCCCCTACCCCAGCCTGCCCCCAGCAGCTTTCcacgccaccgccaccaccaacTCTCTGCTCAGCTCCg gaatcTACAGCAGTCATAAGGATCCCCTGTCtctgggtgggggtgtgtgcagCACTCCTCTCTCCACCGGCCTGCTTCCCTCCCACATCCCCAGCCTCCCTCTCACCCCTGCTAACTCCACCGCCAACACACAG atGCATGCGGGCGCTGGCGTTCCCTATAGCCTCAGTGCCTCTCAGCCTTTCAGCAGCTTCCTGTCCACGGCGCCTACACTTCCTCCACTCCTGAGCCAGGCCCAGAGTACACTGCcag AGTCGGACCTGGAGGACTGTCGCTTTCCCTGCCAGGACAGCTCACCGCGCGAGAGCCTCTCCTCACA CTCTCCCATGAGTAGTCTGCCGCTGCTGTTTGACCAGAGGGAGGGGGTGGACCAGCAGCGGCCGGAGCCGGCCAGCTCCCACATCGAGCTGCTGCTGGAGAAGCACGGCAACGGGGAGATGGGCGTCAaca TCGTGGAGATGCTCCAGTCCCTGCACTCGCTGCAGCAGGAGAACCAGCGGCTGCAGGACCAGATCCTGAGCCTGACGGCCAAGAAGGAGCGTCTGCAGCTGCTCAACGTGGAGCTGGCCGTCCCCTTCATCCCACCGGGCTTCCCGCTGCCCTCCGCCCACCAGCTGGCCCCGTGCCACGGCCACGGCCAGAGCCACCTGTCCACCCTGCAGGCCGTcgccgccgctgctgccgcCAACCCCGCCGTGTCCGGTCAGGCCGGGGTGACGTTGTCGttgtcgtcgtcgtcgtcggtGGCGGTGGCGGGGAGCGGGCCGGTCCCCGCGGGCTTCCTCTCCTGCGCTCACG ACCCCCTGAGCTCCAGTAAGAGTCCCCTCACCAAGAGCAGTTTCCTCAGCGACAACTCCTTCATCGCCTCCTCTGAG gacctCCACTCAGGCAGCCCCTCTCGCAGtagctcctccttctccttccagagcacccctccccctcagcAAAGCCCCGCCTCCTTCAGCCAGCCCCTGCTGAACGGACTGGGCCGGGCTGGCCTGACCGAGAGCCTGTCCATGGGGCTCGGCGGCGGCGTGAGCAGTCTGATGGACGGCCTGGCCGGAGGCCCCCAGCTGGCGGCGGCAGGGGTGAACGGGGTGCTGGGAGGCCTGAACGGCGTGCTGGGCGGCTCGCCGGCCCAGGCCCAGATGCAGGTGCAGAGCGCCCCCCAGAGCCACCTCCCGGCGCTGCAGCCGCAGCCTCCGCCCCTCACCCAGCAGGCACTGGCCCAGGGCCTGCAGCTGCCCAAGAGCCTCAGCCC gtcttccctcctctctgaaCACCAGAAACAGCTTCTGCTtcagaaacagcagcagcagctccaagAGTTCCTCGTCTTGAAACATTTCACTCCG GAGCAGCAGGTAGTGGTGTACCAgatgctgcagcagcagcagcagcggcagcgcgAGCTCCAGCGCCTCTCTCTGGGGGGCGGCCTGCCCTCCTCCGGCGTCCCCTCCACCGCAGCCCTCATGAACTCGTCGCCCAGCCTGCTGTCCCAGGCCGGAGCCTCCCCCCTGCAGGCTGGCCAGGGGAACAGCACCACGCTCTTTGGTCTCCAGGAGAACTCCCTCCACAAGCCCGGC TCGGTCGGAGACAAGGGAGGGGACAAGAACggatga
- the LOC121717945 gene encoding protein AF-17-like isoform X1, translating into MREMVGGCCVCSDERGWAENPLVYCDGHGCSVAVHQACYGIVQVPTGPWFCRKCESQERAARVRCELCPHKDGALKRTDSGGWAHVVCALYIPEVQFANVLTMEPIVLQFVPHERYIKTCYICEDHGRESKAACGACMTCNRPGCRQAFHVTCAQMAGLLCEEEGPEADNVKYCGYCKHHYSKMQKKLRSSGETVSSSFNHSRGRSSSPSQDKHSSHHHRPRKSHKDKSKQKERHRKSSDSGGIPSLGPSLSTSLDKLSSSHHSGGGSKEGDSKPKKLSSHSGSGLPHRCSKKSSGPGKSCSSSSCSSSPFNAGGTSSLSSTQDFLQLSSSSCRLEREREPEEPAAEPREERKRRSLPREEEEEEEEEEEEEEEKEEEEEEEQDGARERESKYLKPPALQPPALTPVNGPPEAEANTFENKVTISTYGSIMRITSSSGLGSGSKVRKLSSKTSSGRPLQSTPPVLEESVPPERPSSSPSMPRSERRHRGNKKSRHGPGRPRGSKNREREKRGEDETQTHQPPHQPPHQPPQQQQHRHHHHHHHHQPGLHSQTQHQAQTQHQGQGQHQAHQAQHQAHQAQHQVHQTQHQVHQAQTPALQGGALAFSSAPYPSLPPAAFHATATTNSLLSSGIYSSHKDPLSLGGGVCSTPLSTGLLPSHIPSLPLTPANSTANTQMHAGAGVPYSLSASQPFSSFLSTAPTLPPLLSQAQSTLPESDLEDCRFPCQDSSPRESLSSHSPMSSLPLLFDQREGVDQQRPEPASSHIELLLEKHGNGEMGVNIVEMLQSLHSLQQENQRLQDQILSLTAKKERLQLLNVELAVPFIPPGFPLPSAHQLAPCHGHGQSHLSTLQAVAAAAAANPAVSGQAGVTLSLSSSSSVAVAGSGPVPAGFLSCAHDPLSSSKSPLTKSSFLSDNSFIASSEDLHSGSPSRSSSSFSFQSTPPPQQSPASFSQPLLNGLGRAGLTESLSMGLGGGVSSLMDGLAGGPQLAAAGVNGVLGGLNGVLGGSPAQAQMQVQSAPQSHLPALQPQPPPLTQQALAQGLQLPKSLSPSSLLSEHQKQLLLQKQQQQLQEFLVLKHFTPEQQVVVYQMLQQQQQRQRELQRLSLGGGLPSSGVPSTAALMNSSPSLLSQAGASPLQAGQGNSTTLFGLQENSLHKPGSVGDKGGDKNG; encoded by the exons agaTGTGAGCTGTGTCCACATAAAGATGGAGCCCTTAAAAGGACAGACAGTGGAG gctgGGCCCATGTGGTGTGTGCTTTGTACATCCCTGAGGTGCAGTTTGCCAACGTTCTGACCATGGAGCCCATTGTCCTGCAATTTGTGCCCCACGAGAGATACATCAAG ACGTGTTATATCTGTGAGGACCACGGTCGAGAGAGCAAGGCTGCCTGTGGTGCCTGCATGACCTGCAACCGGCCTGGCTGTAGGCAAGCCTTCCATGTCACCTG TGCTCAGATGGCAGGTCTGCTGTGTGAAGAGGAGGGGCCAGAGGCCGACAACGTCAAGTACTGCGGTTACTGCAAACACCATTACAGCAAGATG CAAAAGAAGCTGCGGTCTTCGGGGGAGACGGTGAGCAGCTCTTTCAACCACTCCAGAGGACGGTCCAGCTCACCTTCCCAGGACAAACACAGCTCGCACCACCACAGGCCccgcaag AGTCACAAAGACAAATCGAAGCAGAAGGAGCGACACAGGAAGTCGTCTGACTCGGGCGGCATTCCCAGCTTGGGGCCCTCCCTCTCCACCAGCCTGGACAAG ttgtcttcCAGCCACCACAGCGGCGGCGGCAGCAAGGAGGGCGACAGCAAGCCCAAGAAGCTGAGCTCCCACAGCGGCAGTGGCCTGCCCCATCGCTGCAGCAAGAAGAGCAGCGGCCCCGGCAAgagctgctcctcctcctcctgctcctccagcCCCTTCAACGCAG GGGGCACGTCATCGTTGTCGTCCACTCAGGACTTCCTGCAGCTGTCCTCCTCATCCTGCCGTCTGGAGCGGGAGCGGGAGCCCGAGGAGCCGGCGGCCGAGCCGCGGGAAGAACGCAAGCGCCGGAGCCTCCCgcgggaggaagaggaggaggaagaggaggaagaggaagaggaggaggagaaagaggaagaggaggaagaagaacagGATGGggcaagggagagggagagcaagtaCCTCAAGCCCCCAGCGTTGCAGCCGCCGGCCCTCACGCCCGTCAATGGGCCGCCCGAGGCCGAGGCCAACACCTTCGAGAACAAGGTCACCATCTCCACCTACGGCTCCATCATGCGCATCACTTCCTCCTCTGGACTGGGCAGCGGCAGCAAG GTGCGTAAGCTGAGCTCCAAGACCAGCAGCGGCCGCCCACTGCAGTCCACGCCGCCCGTTCTGGAGGAGTCCGTCCCGCCCGAGCGTCCGTCCTCCTCGCCGTCGATGCCCCGCAGCGAGCGCCGTCACCGCGGCAACAAGAAGAGCCGCCACGGGCCGGGCCGGCCGCGCGGCAGCAAGAACCGCGAGCGTGAGAAACGCGGCGAGGACGAGACGCAGACGCACCAACCTCCGCATCAACCTCCGCATCAAcctccgcagcagcagcagcaccgtcaccaccaccaccaccaccaccatcagccTGGGCTCCACAGCCAGACACAGCACCAGGCCCAGACTCAGCATCAGGGCCAGGGCCAGCATCAGGCCCACCAGGCCCAGCATCAGGCCCACCAGGCCCAGCATCAGGTCCATCAGACCCAGCATCAGGTCCATCAGGCCCAGACACCGGCGCTGCAGGGGGGAGCCCTGGCCTTCTCCTCCGCCCCCTACCCCAGCCTGCCCCCAGCAGCTTTCcacgccaccgccaccaccaacTCTCTGCTCAGCTCCg gaatcTACAGCAGTCATAAGGATCCCCTGTCtctgggtgggggtgtgtgcagCACTCCTCTCTCCACCGGCCTGCTTCCCTCCCACATCCCCAGCCTCCCTCTCACCCCTGCTAACTCCACCGCCAACACACAG atGCATGCGGGCGCTGGCGTTCCCTATAGCCTCAGTGCCTCTCAGCCTTTCAGCAGCTTCCTGTCCACGGCGCCTACACTTCCTCCACTCCTGAGCCAGGCCCAGAGTACACTGCcag AGTCGGACCTGGAGGACTGTCGCTTTCCCTGCCAGGACAGCTCACCGCGCGAGAGCCTCTCCTCACA CTCTCCCATGAGTAGTCTGCCGCTGCTGTTTGACCAGAGGGAGGGGGTGGACCAGCAGCGGCCGGAGCCGGCCAGCTCCCACATCGAGCTGCTGCTGGAGAAGCACGGCAACGGGGAGATGGGCGTCAaca TCGTGGAGATGCTCCAGTCCCTGCACTCGCTGCAGCAGGAGAACCAGCGGCTGCAGGACCAGATCCTGAGCCTGACGGCCAAGAAGGAGCGTCTGCAGCTGCTCAACGTGGAGCTGGCCGTCCCCTTCATCCCACCGGGCTTCCCGCTGCCCTCCGCCCACCAGCTGGCCCCGTGCCACGGCCACGGCCAGAGCCACCTGTCCACCCTGCAGGCCGTcgccgccgctgctgccgcCAACCCCGCCGTGTCCGGTCAGGCCGGGGTGACGTTGTCGttgtcgtcgtcgtcgtcggtGGCGGTGGCGGGGAGCGGGCCGGTCCCCGCGGGCTTCCTCTCCTGCGCTCACG ACCCCCTGAGCTCCAGTAAGAGTCCCCTCACCAAGAGCAGTTTCCTCAGCGACAACTCCTTCATCGCCTCCTCTGAG gacctCCACTCAGGCAGCCCCTCTCGCAGtagctcctccttctccttccagagcacccctccccctcagcAAAGCCCCGCCTCCTTCAGCCAGCCCCTGCTGAACGGACTGGGCCGGGCTGGCCTGACCGAGAGCCTGTCCATGGGGCTCGGCGGCGGCGTGAGCAGTCTGATGGACGGCCTGGCCGGAGGCCCCCAGCTGGCGGCGGCAGGGGTGAACGGGGTGCTGGGAGGCCTGAACGGCGTGCTGGGCGGCTCGCCGGCCCAGGCCCAGATGCAGGTGCAGAGCGCCCCCCAGAGCCACCTCCCGGCGCTGCAGCCGCAGCCTCCGCCCCTCACCCAGCAGGCACTGGCCCAGGGCCTGCAGCTGCCCAAGAGCCTCAGCCC gtcttccctcctctctgaaCACCAGAAACAGCTTCTGCTtcagaaacagcagcagcagctccaagAGTTCCTCGTCTTGAAACATTTCACTCCG GAGCAGCAGGTAGTGGTGTACCAgatgctgcagcagcagcagcagcggcagcgcgAGCTCCAGCGCCTCTCTCTGGGGGGCGGCCTGCCCTCCTCCGGCGTCCCCTCCACCGCAGCCCTCATGAACTCGTCGCCCAGCCTGCTGTCCCAGGCCGGAGCCTCCCCCCTGCAGGCTGGCCAGGGGAACAGCACCACGCTCTTTGGTCTCCAGGAGAACTCCCTCCACAAGCCCGGC TCGGTCGGAGACAAGGGAGGGGACAAGAACggatga
- the LOC121717945 gene encoding protein AF-17-like isoform X5, translating into MEPIVLQFVPHERYIKTCYICEDHGRESKAACGACMTCNRPGCRQAFHVTCAQMAGLLCEEEGPEADNVKYCGYCKHHYSKMQKKLRSSGETVSSSFNHSRGRSSSPSQDKHSSHHHRPRKSHKDKSKQKERHRKSSDSGGIPSLGPSLSTSLDKLSSSHHSGGGSKEGDSKPKKLSSHSGSGLPHRCSKKSSGPGKSCSSSSCSSSPFNAGGTSSLSSTQDFLQLSSSSCRLEREREPEEPAAEPREERKRRSLPREEEEEEEEEEEEEEEKEEEEEEEQDGARERESKYLKPPALQPPALTPVNGPPEAEANTFENKVTISTYGSIMRITSSSGLGSGSKVRKLSSKTSSGRPLQSTPPVLEESVPPERPSSSPSMPRSERRHRGNKKSRHGPGRPRGSKNREREKRGEDETQTHQPPHQPPHQPPQQQQHRHHHHHHHHQPGLHSQTQHQAQTQHQGQGQHQAHQAQHQAHQAQHQVHQTQHQVHQAQTPALQGGALAFSSAPYPSLPPAAFHATATTNSLLSSGIYSSHKDPLSLGGGVCSTPLSTGLLPSHIPSLPLTPANSTANTQMHAGAGVPYSLSASQPFSSFLSTAPTLPPLLSQAQSTLPESDLEDCRFPCQDSSPRESLSSHSPMSSLPLLFDQREGVDQQRPEPASSHIELLLEKHGNGEMGVNIVEMLQSLHSLQQENQRLQDQILSLTAKKERLQLLNVELAVPFIPPGFPLPSAHQLAPCHGHGQSHLSTLQAVAAAAAANPAVSGQAGVTLSLSSSSSVAVAGSGPVPAGFLSCAHDPLSSSKSPLTKSSFLSDNSFIASSEDLHSGSPSRSSSSFSFQSTPPPQQSPASFSQPLLNGLGRAGLTESLSMGLGGGVSSLMDGLAGGPQLAAAGVNGVLGGLNGVLGGSPAQAQMQVQSAPQSHLPALQPQPPPLTQQALAQGLQLPKSLSPSSLLSEHQKQLLLQKQQQQLQEFLVLKHFTPEQQVVVYQMLQQQQQRQRELQRLSLGGGLPSSGVPSTAALMNSSPSLLSQAGASPLQAGQGNSTTLFGLQENSLHKPGSVGDKGGDKNG; encoded by the exons ATGGAGCCCATTGTCCTGCAATTTGTGCCCCACGAGAGATACATCAAG ACGTGTTATATCTGTGAGGACCACGGTCGAGAGAGCAAGGCTGCCTGTGGTGCCTGCATGACCTGCAACCGGCCTGGCTGTAGGCAAGCCTTCCATGTCACCTG TGCTCAGATGGCAGGTCTGCTGTGTGAAGAGGAGGGGCCAGAGGCCGACAACGTCAAGTACTGCGGTTACTGCAAACACCATTACAGCAAGATG CAAAAGAAGCTGCGGTCTTCGGGGGAGACGGTGAGCAGCTCTTTCAACCACTCCAGAGGACGGTCCAGCTCACCTTCCCAGGACAAACACAGCTCGCACCACCACAGGCCccgcaag AGTCACAAAGACAAATCGAAGCAGAAGGAGCGACACAGGAAGTCGTCTGACTCGGGCGGCATTCCCAGCTTGGGGCCCTCCCTCTCCACCAGCCTGGACAAG ttgtcttcCAGCCACCACAGCGGCGGCGGCAGCAAGGAGGGCGACAGCAAGCCCAAGAAGCTGAGCTCCCACAGCGGCAGTGGCCTGCCCCATCGCTGCAGCAAGAAGAGCAGCGGCCCCGGCAAgagctgctcctcctcctcctgctcctccagcCCCTTCAACGCAG GGGGCACGTCATCGTTGTCGTCCACTCAGGACTTCCTGCAGCTGTCCTCCTCATCCTGCCGTCTGGAGCGGGAGCGGGAGCCCGAGGAGCCGGCGGCCGAGCCGCGGGAAGAACGCAAGCGCCGGAGCCTCCCgcgggaggaagaggaggaggaagaggaggaagaggaagaggaggaggagaaagaggaagaggaggaagaagaacagGATGGggcaagggagagggagagcaagtaCCTCAAGCCCCCAGCGTTGCAGCCGCCGGCCCTCACGCCCGTCAATGGGCCGCCCGAGGCCGAGGCCAACACCTTCGAGAACAAGGTCACCATCTCCACCTACGGCTCCATCATGCGCATCACTTCCTCCTCTGGACTGGGCAGCGGCAGCAAG GTGCGTAAGCTGAGCTCCAAGACCAGCAGCGGCCGCCCACTGCAGTCCACGCCGCCCGTTCTGGAGGAGTCCGTCCCGCCCGAGCGTCCGTCCTCCTCGCCGTCGATGCCCCGCAGCGAGCGCCGTCACCGCGGCAACAAGAAGAGCCGCCACGGGCCGGGCCGGCCGCGCGGCAGCAAGAACCGCGAGCGTGAGAAACGCGGCGAGGACGAGACGCAGACGCACCAACCTCCGCATCAACCTCCGCATCAAcctccgcagcagcagcagcaccgtcaccaccaccaccaccaccaccatcagccTGGGCTCCACAGCCAGACACAGCACCAGGCCCAGACTCAGCATCAGGGCCAGGGCCAGCATCAGGCCCACCAGGCCCAGCATCAGGCCCACCAGGCCCAGCATCAGGTCCATCAGACCCAGCATCAGGTCCATCAGGCCCAGACACCGGCGCTGCAGGGGGGAGCCCTGGCCTTCTCCTCCGCCCCCTACCCCAGCCTGCCCCCAGCAGCTTTCcacgccaccgccaccaccaacTCTCTGCTCAGCTCCg gaatcTACAGCAGTCATAAGGATCCCCTGTCtctgggtgggggtgtgtgcagCACTCCTCTCTCCACCGGCCTGCTTCCCTCCCACATCCCCAGCCTCCCTCTCACCCCTGCTAACTCCACCGCCAACACACAG atGCATGCGGGCGCTGGCGTTCCCTATAGCCTCAGTGCCTCTCAGCCTTTCAGCAGCTTCCTGTCCACGGCGCCTACACTTCCTCCACTCCTGAGCCAGGCCCAGAGTACACTGCcag AGTCGGACCTGGAGGACTGTCGCTTTCCCTGCCAGGACAGCTCACCGCGCGAGAGCCTCTCCTCACA CTCTCCCATGAGTAGTCTGCCGCTGCTGTTTGACCAGAGGGAGGGGGTGGACCAGCAGCGGCCGGAGCCGGCCAGCTCCCACATCGAGCTGCTGCTGGAGAAGCACGGCAACGGGGAGATGGGCGTCAaca TCGTGGAGATGCTCCAGTCCCTGCACTCGCTGCAGCAGGAGAACCAGCGGCTGCAGGACCAGATCCTGAGCCTGACGGCCAAGAAGGAGCGTCTGCAGCTGCTCAACGTGGAGCTGGCCGTCCCCTTCATCCCACCGGGCTTCCCGCTGCCCTCCGCCCACCAGCTGGCCCCGTGCCACGGCCACGGCCAGAGCCACCTGTCCACCCTGCAGGCCGTcgccgccgctgctgccgcCAACCCCGCCGTGTCCGGTCAGGCCGGGGTGACGTTGTCGttgtcgtcgtcgtcgtcggtGGCGGTGGCGGGGAGCGGGCCGGTCCCCGCGGGCTTCCTCTCCTGCGCTCACG ACCCCCTGAGCTCCAGTAAGAGTCCCCTCACCAAGAGCAGTTTCCTCAGCGACAACTCCTTCATCGCCTCCTCTGAG gacctCCACTCAGGCAGCCCCTCTCGCAGtagctcctccttctccttccagagcacccctccccctcagcAAAGCCCCGCCTCCTTCAGCCAGCCCCTGCTGAACGGACTGGGCCGGGCTGGCCTGACCGAGAGCCTGTCCATGGGGCTCGGCGGCGGCGTGAGCAGTCTGATGGACGGCCTGGCCGGAGGCCCCCAGCTGGCGGCGGCAGGGGTGAACGGGGTGCTGGGAGGCCTGAACGGCGTGCTGGGCGGCTCGCCGGCCCAGGCCCAGATGCAGGTGCAGAGCGCCCCCCAGAGCCACCTCCCGGCGCTGCAGCCGCAGCCTCCGCCCCTCACCCAGCAGGCACTGGCCCAGGGCCTGCAGCTGCCCAAGAGCCTCAGCCC gtcttccctcctctctgaaCACCAGAAACAGCTTCTGCTtcagaaacagcagcagcagctccaagAGTTCCTCGTCTTGAAACATTTCACTCCG GAGCAGCAGGTAGTGGTGTACCAgatgctgcagcagcagcagcagcggcagcgcgAGCTCCAGCGCCTCTCTCTGGGGGGCGGCCTGCCCTCCTCCGGCGTCCCCTCCACCGCAGCCCTCATGAACTCGTCGCCCAGCCTGCTGTCCCAGGCCGGAGCCTCCCCCCTGCAGGCTGGCCAGGGGAACAGCACCACGCTCTTTGGTCTCCAGGAGAACTCCCTCCACAAGCCCGGC TCGGTCGGAGACAAGGGAGGGGACAAGAACggatga